One window of Chionomys nivalis chromosome 10, mChiNiv1.1, whole genome shotgun sequence genomic DNA carries:
- the Cipc gene encoding CLOCK-interacting pacemaker isoform X1 encodes MERKTPSRESPRRLSVKPGRGPEVKRAARPLGAAAAADSDKDSGFSDGSSECLSSAEQMESEDVLSTSGWSREDRLQPNSRAANSAFPALSPMVVMKNVLVKQGSSSSQLQSWTVQPSFEVISAQPQLFVLHPPVPSPVSPCHTGEKKSDSRNYLPILNSYTKIAPHPGKRSLSLSSEERGASGVPKKIFCKERLGPVLSSSEPAKTGSVLSSPSTPAPPSSKLTEDSVLQGVPSLGAGGSPQTLQPVSSSHVAKAPSLTFASPASPVCASDSTLHGLESSSPLSPLSANYSSPLWAAEQLCRSPDIFSEQRQSKHRRFQNTLVVLHKSGLLEITLKTKELIRQNQATQVELDQLKEQTQMFIEATKSRAPQAWAKLQASLTSGSSHSGSDLDALSDHPVI; translated from the exons ATGGAGAGGAAAACGCCATCCAGAGAGAGCCCTCGAAGGCTCTCTGTCAAGCCAGGCCGCGGCCCAGAGGTGAAAAGAGCAGCTCGACCACTCGGCGCGGCGGCGGCTGCCGACTCAGACAAGGACTCTGGCTTTTCAG ATGGGAGCTCAGAGTGCTTGAGCTCTGCAGAGCAGATGGAATCAGAGGACGTGCTGAGCACCTCGGGCTGGAGCAGAGAGGACAGGCTGCAGCCCAATTCCAGAGCTGCAAACAGTGCCTTCCCCGCGCTGTCCCCGATGGTGGTCATGAAGAATGTGCTGGTGAAGCAG GGCAGCAGCTCATCCCAGCTCCAGTCCTGGACTGTCCAGCCCTCCTTTGAAGTGATCTCagcacagccacagctctttGTCCTTCACCCGCCGGTGCCATCTCCTGTCAGCCCTTGCCATACTGGGGAGAAAAAGTCAGATTCCAGAAACTACTTGCCCATTCTCAATTCTTACACCAAAATAGCCCCTCACCCAGGCAAAAGGAGTCTCTCCCTCAGCTCAGAAGAAAGAGGAGCGAGTGGGGTGCCAAAGAAAATCTTCTGTAAGGAGAGACTGGGACCAGTCCTGTCTTCCAGCGAGCCAGCCAAGACTGGCTCTGTGCTCTCCAGTCCTTCCACTCCAGCCCCACCCAGCTCCAAACTCACCGAGGACTCCGTGCTGCAAGGAGTGCCCTCCCTGGGGGCTGGTGGGAGTCCACAGACTCTTCAGCCTGTGTCCAGTAGTCACGTGGCTAAAGCTCCCAGTCTGACCTTCGCTTCGCCTGCCAGTCCTGTGTGTGCATCCGACAGCACTTTGCACGGCCTGGAGAGCAGCTCCCCTCTTTCGCCGCTCTCAGCCAATTATAGCTCACCACTCTGGGCCGCAGAGCAGCTCTGCCGCAGCCCAGACATCTTTTCAGAGCAGAGGCAGAGCAAGCACAGGCGCTTCCAGAATACTTTAGTGGTCCTCCACAAGTCTGGTTTGCTGGAAATTACTTTGAAAACCAAGGAGTTGATTCGTCAGAACCAAGCAACTCAGGTGGAACTAGACCAGCTGAAGGAGCAAACCCAGATGTTTATAGAGGCCACCAAGAGCAGGGCTCCTCAGGCGTGGGCCAAGTTGCAGGCCTCACTAACATCTGGATCCAGTCATTCAGGCAGCGATCTAGACGCACTGTCTGATCACCCAGTCATCTAG
- the Cipc gene encoding CLOCK-interacting pacemaker isoform X2 → MESEDVLSTSGWSREDRLQPNSRAANSAFPALSPMVVMKNVLVKQGSSSSQLQSWTVQPSFEVISAQPQLFVLHPPVPSPVSPCHTGEKKSDSRNYLPILNSYTKIAPHPGKRSLSLSSEERGASGVPKKIFCKERLGPVLSSSEPAKTGSVLSSPSTPAPPSSKLTEDSVLQGVPSLGAGGSPQTLQPVSSSHVAKAPSLTFASPASPVCASDSTLHGLESSSPLSPLSANYSSPLWAAEQLCRSPDIFSEQRQSKHRRFQNTLVVLHKSGLLEITLKTKELIRQNQATQVELDQLKEQTQMFIEATKSRAPQAWAKLQASLTSGSSHSGSDLDALSDHPVI, encoded by the exons ATGGAATCAGAGGACGTGCTGAGCACCTCGGGCTGGAGCAGAGAGGACAGGCTGCAGCCCAATTCCAGAGCTGCAAACAGTGCCTTCCCCGCGCTGTCCCCGATGGTGGTCATGAAGAATGTGCTGGTGAAGCAG GGCAGCAGCTCATCCCAGCTCCAGTCCTGGACTGTCCAGCCCTCCTTTGAAGTGATCTCagcacagccacagctctttGTCCTTCACCCGCCGGTGCCATCTCCTGTCAGCCCTTGCCATACTGGGGAGAAAAAGTCAGATTCCAGAAACTACTTGCCCATTCTCAATTCTTACACCAAAATAGCCCCTCACCCAGGCAAAAGGAGTCTCTCCCTCAGCTCAGAAGAAAGAGGAGCGAGTGGGGTGCCAAAGAAAATCTTCTGTAAGGAGAGACTGGGACCAGTCCTGTCTTCCAGCGAGCCAGCCAAGACTGGCTCTGTGCTCTCCAGTCCTTCCACTCCAGCCCCACCCAGCTCCAAACTCACCGAGGACTCCGTGCTGCAAGGAGTGCCCTCCCTGGGGGCTGGTGGGAGTCCACAGACTCTTCAGCCTGTGTCCAGTAGTCACGTGGCTAAAGCTCCCAGTCTGACCTTCGCTTCGCCTGCCAGTCCTGTGTGTGCATCCGACAGCACTTTGCACGGCCTGGAGAGCAGCTCCCCTCTTTCGCCGCTCTCAGCCAATTATAGCTCACCACTCTGGGCCGCAGAGCAGCTCTGCCGCAGCCCAGACATCTTTTCAGAGCAGAGGCAGAGCAAGCACAGGCGCTTCCAGAATACTTTAGTGGTCCTCCACAAGTCTGGTTTGCTGGAAATTACTTTGAAAACCAAGGAGTTGATTCGTCAGAACCAAGCAACTCAGGTGGAACTAGACCAGCTGAAGGAGCAAACCCAGATGTTTATAGAGGCCACCAAGAGCAGGGCTCCTCAGGCGTGGGCCAAGTTGCAGGCCTCACTAACATCTGGATCCAGTCATTCAGGCAGCGATCTAGACGCACTGTCTGATCACCCAGTCATCTAG